DNA sequence from the Prolixibacter sp. SD074 genome:
AAATTTAAGGAGATTCCTACATTTAAAGAAGGTGATTTCCGGGATAAGTTTTATGACTATTACCACGAACCGGAATGGTCGAAAGTGCAGAAGGTTATTAAAGCGCTGAAATCTGTAGCCCGTGATCATAACAAAACGGTGGCCCAGGTTGTCATTAACTGGACATTTAGTCAGTTGGGAATTACTTCGGTTTTGGTGGGGGCGAAGAGCGGCAAGCAGGCTCGTGAGAATGCAGAAGCGTGCAGTTTTACACTTACGCTTGATGACTTGCAAAAAATCAACAAAGCTATCCGGGAAAATCTTGATTAAGCATATATTCAATCAAATTAAAAAAAGCGCCCTGCTCACGGGCGCTTTTTTTGCGCTTAAAATGTAAATTAACAGTCAATCAAAAAGTGAAAAAAAATCTACTTGTCATAAACTTATCCGTGTATTTGCTAATCAATGAAAATCTTTTTGTTTAAGGATAAAGGCGTCCCCGAATCAGTATAAATTGTGGAACACCTTGAATTTCCAAACGATTTACCTAAAATCTAATTTGGTTGAATTTCTTTAACCGGAGCTGCAGGCGTTAACGCTTTGTTTACTTTTTTCACCATCAGTTCCTTGTCAAGGTCGAAGGTTCCGTTCAAACGAATATCTCGCGACGAAGCACCAATCTCAACTTTATAGGTTCCTGCGTCAGCAATCCATTCCGATGAATCGGTGTGGAACGATGCCAGGCTCCTCGGGCTAAGTTTGAACGCAAGCGTTTGCGATTCTCCCGGCTTTAACGATTTGGTTTTACCAAAATCCTTCAGCTCTTTCACCGGTTTTTCAACGGAGCCTTTTGGGGCACCCAGGTAAAGCTGAACAGCTTCCTGTCCGGTTACTTTTCCGGTGTTTTTTACATCCACGGTAACGGTCATCGAACCATCAAATTTATCGGAACTCAGTTTCAGGTTGCTGTATTGGAACGTGGTGTATGAAAGTCCGTAACCGAATTCATAAGCCGGTTTTACATTGAAAGCATCATAATACCGATATCCCACATAAATTCCGTCGTGATAAGTAACTTCCCATGGTACGCGGCGCAGGAAGGAGAAACCTGAACCATCGGCTTTGTTGTCTGCCGGCTTGTCACTTTTTATGGCGTGGCCAGGGAAATTATCCGATGAAGGAACATCTGAATAGCTCATTGGGAAAGTAACGGCCAACTTACCTGATGGATTGACCTTTCCGCTTAGCACATCGGCGATAGAATTACCGGATTCCTGGCCGGGTTGCCATGCCAACAGAATAGCATCCGGAATGTCGCGCCAGCTGGCGGTTTCGATTACACCACCAATGTTCAGGATAACGATGGTTTTTTTACTGGCTGCGTGATAAGCGTCAGTCACATTTTTAATCATCGCTTTTTCCGTTTCCGTCAGCTCGAAATCACCGGGACCGGCAGTTCTATCCCTTCCTTCACCGGAATTACGGCCAATCGTTATCAGTGCCACATCCGTTTTGGCAGCCATGTCTTTGGCTAGCCCGGGTGTTACATTCATTTCCGCTATAGGAATTTTTCCACCCATCATGGCAGCCAGGATGTTTTTCGGTTTTGGCTGGTGTGCCCTTGTATCTTTAATATAGGGTACGTAAATATCTTTCAGGGATGCATCAGTGGTGTAGCCATCGTTTTTCAGACCGTCTGTCAGGGAGATCGTGTAGGCTTCGTTCACATCACCACTTCCGGTCCCGCCTGTAATCATTTCGTAGGAAGTATTTCCAAACGCAGCTACATTTTTTACATTTCCGGCGAATGGAAGAGCTGAGTTGTTGTTCTTCAACAATACCATTCCATCGGTTGCAGCCCGGCGGGTGATGGCGGCATGTGCTTTCAGCTCGGGCTTATCGGTATGATGAAAACCCTTGAAATCGGGTGTCATCATCAATACTCTCAGGATACGGGCGATGTTTCGATCCAGTATTTTTTCATCCAGTTTTCCGGATTTTACGGCATCAATAATTTCGTGAATCTGTTTGGGATTTCCAGGTTGAACCAGATCATTGCCGGCTTCCATTTGAGCAACCACATCGCTTCCACCGGTCCAGTCGGTCATTACATAGCCTTTGAATCCCCAGTCGTCGCGCAAAATTTTGGTCAGCAGGTCACTGCTCTCAGAAGTATACGTTCCGTTGATTTTATTGTAAGATGACATCACGGTCCATGGATCGGCTTCCTGTACGGCAATCCGGAATCCTTCGAGATAAATTTCACGAAGAGCTCTTTCACTGACAATGGTGTTCACCGAAAGACGATTGGTTTCCTGGTTGTTGGCAGCAAAGTGCTTGACGGATGTACCCACGCCTTCCGACTGAATGCCTTTCACCATGGAAGCTGCCATATGTCCGGTAACAAACGGATCTTCCGAATAATATTCAAAGTTACGGCCACATAGCGGGTTACGTTGGATATTCATTCCGGGCGCGAGCAGCACATCGGAGCCATATTCCAATACTTCGTTACCTATGGCTTCACCTACTTTTGTCACCAGGTTTTTGTCCCATGTTGATGCCAGCAAGGTAGCAATTGGGAAAGCTGTACAATAATAGGTTTGGTCGGTTCCTTTTCGCTTTGGCTGAATGCGCAAACCGGCAGGACCGTCAGTTAATACCATGGTTGAAATATTGAACTCAGGGAACATCGCTGTATGTCCTGCAGCACCGGGAAAAATTTTTTGCAGTTCGTCCAACATTTGATTGTAGGTTTTCCCTAAAGTCGTGTCGGGAGCCTGAAAAAAAGGTGAATTTGCCCCACCTCCGGGAAGTTTATCTTTTATGGAATCGGGAATTTCGAAATGCATTCCGGTACCAATTACCAATTCCGCTTTTTGTTGCAGTGTCATGGTCGATATGACTTTTGAAATGGGATCTTCTCCTAATTTCGGTCCCTGGGCATTTACCCAATGGGATGAGAGCATCAACAAGAGTGCTCCAAGCAGCAAGTGCTTGTGAAAATGTTTCATGGGTCCTTAAGTTTTATCGTTTATTTACAAGTCCATTCTTAGCGGGTAAGACACCCTTTCGAAAGTTCATGCTATATCAGCCCGGTAATTGGTTTGATCTGCAATGGCATTAAATCAGTCGTTGTCAGTTAATTTACAGCATTGGTTTTTACATGGTCGCTAAAAAGTTTACATTTATTAATGTGTTTTACTGACACAATGATATTTAATTTCATTCGAAACTGAAACAAAAAATTGATTTTATTTGCAGTAAAATTTTCATGATGGATCAAAAACAGGAAATGTATGAGTTTGTCAATCGGGGAGATGAGCACTATATGGCGCATATTTCACTCGATTGTGTCATTTTTGGCTTTCATGCCAATCAGCTTAAAGTTTTGCTGGTGAAAATCCGTCATGATGATCGGTGGGCGTTACCCGGTGGTTTTGTCCGAAATGAGGAGACCATGGAAGAAGCTGCGAACCGGGTGCTAAATGAACGTACGGGGCTAGACAATATATTTCTTCAGCAATTTCATGTATTCAGTGATATTTACCGGTCCAACACGGAGAAGTTTTTGGAGTTGATGCGAAGCGAAGGAATCGAGGTTGAAAAGAATAACTGGTTAACACAGCGTTTCATCTCGGTAGGATTTTATGCCCTGGTAAATTACGAGGATGCAATTCCGGCAAAAAGCTGGGATTCGGAAGTGTGTGAATGGTTCGATTTGCAAACTGTGGGAGAGCTAATCCTCGATCACAATAAAATCATTGAGGCCGCGCTGGAAACCATGAGACGCCAGTTGAATTTCCAACCTATCGGGTATAACCTGCTTCCGGGAAAATTTACCATGCCGGAACTTCAAAAGTTATATGAAACGATTCTGGGAAAAACGCTCGACCGACGAAATTTTCAGCGGAAAATGCTGGGATACGGGGTCCTTGTTCGGTTGGAAGAGCACCGTAAGGGCGGAGCGCATAAAGCGCCCTATCTATACCGGTTCAATCTGGAGCAGTACCAAAAAGCCCTGAAGGAAGGCCTTCAGGGCGGTTGGTAAATTTATCTTTTGCGAATCAGGTAAACAACGTATCCGACAATTCCTCCAACACCGCCGGTAATCAGGATATTCTGACGTATTTTGGAGATTCCGGCCAATTTTCGTCCAAATGATTCAATGGCGCCAGATGAGCTTTTGAATATGGTGCTGATGTCGACATACTCGCCTGAAATACGTCCGAAAATTAAATAGCCCAGCACCAGGCCGATAATGACAAAAATGATAATAGATGCGACAGGATTCTTCATGATATGACTTTTTGTGGTGAATAATTGGATACGAAGATATCAGATTTTTCCTGCCTATCGATCCATCCAGCGTTTAAATTCCGGAACATGATCGCGGCTTGCCATGAACATTTCGTGTGGTTTTTCGTCTGTAATCCGCAATTGCAAACGGTTTGAAGAGTAAGCAACCATTTCTTCTACAGCATCAATGTGTATCAGACAATTGCGGTTAATCCGGAAGAATTCCGAAGGATCGGGTAATCGCTGTACATGGTCAAGCGAACTCCAGCGCAAATGGCTGCCCATCGACGCTTTGCAGGAAAACATTGCCTTTGCTGCTGTAAATGTATTTGATTTGGTTAACGGAAACCGACTTGTACCGGTTCCCGATTTTCAGCAGGAAACGTGATTTGTATGCCGGCGAAAATTCCTGCAAAAGATGTTGATATTCTACCTGTCCATGATTGTGTTTCTCATGGATAGCGCGGAACTTGGCCAGTGCTTTTCACGGATCATCCTGGTTGACGGGTCTCAGTAAATAATCGATGCTGTTGACCTTAAAAGCACGAATGGCATATTCATCATAGGCTGCCGTAAAAACAACCGGTGCAGTTACTTTCACTGTGTCGAAGATTTCGAAACATAACCCATCGTCCAGATGAATGTCCATCAGGATTAGAGCGGGTTCAGGATGCTCCTGCAGCCAATTGACGGTTGTTTCCACAGTTTCGGTGGCAGCTAATAGTTCGGCATCGGGAGCAGTTTGTTGCAGTAGCCTGGCCATTTTCTGAGCCGCAGGCTTTTCATCTTCTACTAGTGAACCATTGTGGAAAACTAACGTGAGGAAATCCCTTCTGTTTTCAGTAAATTTGGATTCCTTAATTTCAACCGCACATGGACGCAAAATTCAATCATATTATCGCCGAAAGGCTGAATATCAGTGAACGTCAGGTTCGGAATACCATTGCCCTTTTAGAGGAAGGGGCAACGGTTCCGTTTATTTCCCGTTACCGGAAGGAGGCAACCGGGAGCCTGGATGAAGTGGCTGTTGGTAACATCAAGGAGGAAATGGAGAAGTTGGTCGAGCTGGAGAAACGGAAGGCGACCATTCTGAAAACCATTGAGGAGCAGGAACAATTAACTCCGGAACTTAGGGAGAAAATTGAGCAATGCCTCGATCCGAACGAGCTGGAAGACATTTATTTGCCATACAAACCGAAACGCCGTACACGTGCCACCATTGCACGGGAAAAGGGATTGGAACCGCTGGCAAAAATTGTGATGAAGCAGTTTGAGAACGATCCGGAAGGACGTGCTGCGAGTTTCCTTTCGGATGAAGTTCCAACCGTTGAGGACGCGTTGGCCGGAGCCCGTGATATTATTGCGGAATGGATAAATGAGAATACGGCTGCCCGGAACATTGTGCGGAATATTTTTTCCCGTGACGGGGTTATTCGTTCCCGTTTGGTGAAAGGAAAGGAAGAGGAAGGCATTAAATACCGTGATTACTTTGATTGGGAAGAGCCGTTGAAGCGTTGTCCGTCACACCGGATGCTGGCTATGCGTCGTGGAGAGAAGGAAGGATTCCTGAAACTGAGCATATCACCCGATGAAGAACGCATAATGGAGCGTTTGGAGAGGCTCTTTGTGAAAGGGCGTAATGCCAGCGCGGATCAGGTTTCTCTTGCGGTGAAGGATAGTTATAAACGTTTGCTGGCATCTTCAATCGAAACGGAATTTTTCAATTCGTCGAAGGAAGCAGCCGATACGGAAGCCATTGGTGTATTTGCAGAAAATCTGCGTCAGTTGCTGCTTTCGGCACCACTTGGACAAAAACGCGTGCTGGCGGTTGATCCGGGATACCGGACCGGTTGCAAGGTGGTTTGCCTCGATGCACAGGGAAATCTGTTGCACAACGAAACCATTTATCCACATCCGCCGCAATCGGAGGTGAAGCAATCCAAAAAGAAACTCTCTGCACTGGTCAGTACCTATAAAATTGAAGCGATTGCCATTGGAAACGGAACCGCCAGCCGCGAAACAGAACATTTTGTAAAGAATACACACTACGATCGCGATTTACAGGTTTTTGTTGTCAGTGAAGACGGAGCTTCCATTTATTCGGCCTCGAAAGTAGCGCGCGAAGAGTTTCCTCAGTATGATGTGACGGTTCGTGGTTCGGTGTCCATCGGTCGCCGTTTGATGGACCCGCTGGCTGAGTTGGTCAAAATTGAACCGAAATCCATTGGAGTAGGGCAGTACCAGCACGATGTAGACCAGAAGCAGTTACAGAAAAGCCTGGATTCGGTGGTGGGGTCGTGTGTAAACCTGGTGGGTGTGAATGTGAATACCGCCAGCAAACATCTGCTGACTTATGTTTCCGGTTTGGGGGCTACGCTGGCGCAGAATATTGTCGATTACCGGAAGGAAAACGGACCGTTTGCTTCGCGTGAAGCGTTGAAGAGTGTTCCCCGGATGGGACCAAAAGCTTACGAACAAAGCGCCGGTTTCCTGCGTATCCCGGATGCTGCGAATCCGCTGGACAACTCAGCTGTGCACCCGGAGCGGTATTCGTTGGTACAAAAAATGGCGAAAGACTTAGGCAAGCAGGTGACCGATTTGGTGGCAAGTGAGGAATTAAGGAAATCGATCGATTTAAACCGATACGTGAACGATGAGGTGGGATTACCCACGCTTACTGATATTATAGCTGAGTTGGCCAAACCCGGACGCGATCCCCGTTCCGGAATCAAGGTATTTGAATTTGCCGATGGTATCTTTTCCATTAATGATCTGCAGCCGGGAATGGTGCTTCCGGGCATTGTGACTAACATGACAAAGTTTGGTTGCTTCGTGGATGTAGGCGTTAAACAGGACGGTTTGGTGCATATCAGTGAGTTGGCCGACCGGTTTATCAGTGATCCCAACGAGGTGGTGAAGTTACACCAGCATGTGATGGTGAAAGTGCTGGAGGTCGATATTCCGCGGAAGCGTATTTCCCTTTCGCTGAAACAAGCTGGTTATTAAGATAAAATTAGCGTAAAGAGTCAATAGGCTGATAATGTGTTTTTAGTTGAGGATAATTCTGGAATGAGAAAGGGGAAAATGGTGTGGAACGAATAAGCAATCAATTTAGATAGCACATATCAATTTCTACTTCATTAACATGAAGTGAAAAACTGCCGATGAGAGATGGGTTATTGTTCCGGTACGACTATCCACATGATGATGTAGACCAGAATACCGGGAAATGCTACGGTGAAGATGGTTAGCACAACAAACAATATCCGGATGATACTAACATCCAGATCGAAATATTCAGCTAACCCTCCGCAAACGCCCGCAATCATTCGATCGGTTCTTGAGCGTATCAGTCGTTTAGGCGACCCGGTTTGCATGATTAGAATAGTTTAGTCTTCATCCTCTTCATCCTCTTCTTCGTCGTACAGCCGCTCCTGGTTTTCCAGTTCCAGCTCCATAAAGTTGCCTGCCTGGTCGAGCAAATCCGAAATCAATTCATCGCTTTCCGGTTTATCGTCGAGCCAGTAAATTTCCTGGTTGGTCCAGAAACCTTCAATGTCGCATTCAACGATAAACCGGGGTTGTTCGGTATGGACAACGAAGACATTATCAGGTAGCACCTGTGAGTTATCAGCAAATAGAAACTTTGGTAACATAGTATCTGAATTTGATTGATTAAAGTTCAAATGAACCGGACTTGCCGGGATTCTTCCTTATCAAAAGTAAGGAATTTTTGTAAATGAACCGATGCTCAACTGTTAATCTTCTTTATAATTCCGGTTTCCCTGAAATCTTTGGTTAACGCCGGGAAAGGGTAATTGTCAACGGGAAGCCATTCCGGCTGATAAGCAACTTTTTTGCTGCTGAAGTTTCGGGTTGGCTATCGCTTGAGGAAACGATGATTGGAATGGATTTATCCCGGCTAAATATTTGATTCCGTCTTAATATTTCTATTTTTGGAAGCTGTCGCTTAACCCTAAAACCTGTTTCATGGAAAAGCTGAACGATATTCTTTCCTTAATTGACAGTTATGTTGGCGGTTCTCAATGGTTTGTTTTTTTGCTGCTGGGAACCGGTGTTTTTTTTACCATCTACCTGAAATTTCCCCAATTCCGATATATGAAACATTCTTTTCGCATTGTCCGGGGAAAATTCGATAAAGAGGATGATGAAGGAGATACGTCCCATTTTCAGGCGTTAACAACTGCACTTTCGGGGACTGTTGGGACAGGAAATATCGCTGGTGTCGCCCTGGCTATTCACCTGGGAGGCCCGGCAGCCTTATTTTGGATGTTGGTGACTGCCATGCTGGGGATGACGACCAAGTTTGTAGAGGTAACCCTCTCGCATAAGTACCGCGAAAAGGCGTCGGATGGTAGTATTGCCGGCGGACCGATGTATTACATGAAAAACCGGTTAAACATGCGTTGGTTGGCGGTAATTTTTGCCATTGCCACCATTCTTTCTTCTTTTGGAACTGGTAGTTTGCCGCAGATAAACAGTATCTCCAATTCATTGTTTGCCACGTGGGGGATCAATAAAATATTATCAGGAGCCCTTCTGGCATTTCTCCTGGGGTTAGTTATCATCGGAGGGATTAAGCGGATTGCGAAGGTTACATCAAAACTCGTACCGGCTATGGCGCTCATTTACTTTGTAGGTGCGTTTGCGGTTATTCTGTATAACTATCAAAATATTATCCCCTCCTTTATTTCCATTTTCCGCGATGTATTTACGGGAACAGCAGCTGTTGGCGGATTTCTGGGAGCTGGCTTTTCATTTGCCTTTAACCGGGGAGTCAACCGGGGATTGTTCTCGAACGAGGCTGGTCAGGGATCGGCGCCGATTGCCCACGCCGCTGCCCGTGCTCATGAGCCGGTATCGGAAGGCTTGGTAGCCCTGCTGGAACCGTTTATCGACACGATTATTATCTGTTCGCTTACCGGAATGGTTTTGCTGTCATCGGGGGTTTGGAACAAAAAGTTTGAGAACCGGTTCCAGGCGGCTGATTTGGAAATTCTGGCCAAGCCGGTCGATCAGCATAATGTTTCGGAAATGAAGGATTTGCGAAGAGACATGAACCAGTTGAGCGACAGTCCTGAATTTCCTCGTTTTACCGGTAATTTGATTGTGAAAAATGCTGTTATCCAGAATAACCTGACCATCCTTCATGCACGTTCTATCGCCGATCACGTAAAAGTATACAACCGGGATAATGAGCCCTATACAGGAAAAATTGAGGTGGACGATGGAAAAGTCCCGGAATTGGGTGATTATTACCTTAGAGGAAGATCGCTATTACACAGCGCACCATTAACGACGGTGGCCTTCACCCAAAGCTGGTTTGGCAAGTACGGTAGTTATATTGTGTCTATCGGACTGCTGTTATTTGCATTTTCTACAGCTATTTCCTGGTCGTATTACGGAGGGCGGGCCATGACTTATCTTTTCGGTGTGCATACGGTTATTTACTACCGGATTGTATACGTTATCGGGTTTTTCCTCGCGTCATTTGTCGATACTACCATCGTTTGGACATTTTCCGGCATCACCATTGCCATGATGACGATTCCCAACTTGATTGGTATTTTATTGCTTCGGAAAGAGATGAAATCGGAAGTGAAGAACTTCTGGGTGGAATATGCCACGCGTTTTCCCGGCGAAAAAGTCCCGAAAGGGTAAAAATAAGTTTAAGATTTCAAGTGTTAAGTTTTAAGAATGACCATGCCTTCACAGGGAGACAGTTATTTTTTTACTCTAATAATCTTTGATACAAAGAAGCAAAAGGCTAAGTTTCTTCTCCAACACACAAGTCTTAACACTTAAAACTTATGGCTTAAAACTCACTTAATATACAAATTCGAATCGCCGTAGCTGAGGAAACGGTAGTTGTTATTTAGTGCATGTTGATAGACCCGTTTCCAATCGTCGCCCAAAAAGGCGGAAATGAGCAGCAATAAGGTGCTTTGGGGCTGGTGGAAGTTGGTTATCATTCCCCTGACGATGCGAAACTCGTATCCCGGCAGGATAATAACCTGCGTAGCTGTATTCAACTTGTCCATGTTGTTGCTTGCAAGGTAATCAATCACTGCAGATAAGGCTTGTCGTGGCGAGGGAAGATGATTTTCATCCTGGTAAGGTTCCCATTGGGCTACCAATAAATCCTTTTCACTCAGGTCCGGATTTTCTATTAACTTTTTGCCAATCCAGTATAGGCTCTCCAACGTACGAATGGAAGTGGTTCCCACGGCAATTACCGAATCCAGTTTATCGCGAAGTTGCTCAATGAAGGTTTTTTCGACCCGGATGTGTTCCGTATGCATCACATGGCCGCCAATGGTGCCGGATTTCACCGGCTGAAAGGTGCCGGCGCCCACGTGTAGCGTTAGTTCTGCCCGTTGGATATTCCTTGCCGAAAGCGAATCAAATACCCTTTCGGTGAAATGCAGGCCCGCGGTGGGTGCTGCAACCGAACCTTTAATGCGCGAATAAACCGTCTGGTAGCGGGTCAGGTCGCTTTCTTCTGATTCGCGGTGCAGATACGGGGGAATGGGAATGTTTCCGGTTGCTTCCAGCAGTTCAGAGAACGTGAAAGCCGGGTTATCCCATGAAAATTCGATTGCCTGTGCATTACCTGCAGCACCAACTCTTTCGGCGCGGAATTTAACTGGCTGATTGTCCAGCTCCAACGTTTGTTCCAGTATTTCGCCCTTCCATTTTTTCAGGTTACCGACAATGCACTTCCAACGGCATCGCTCTGTTTGCGTAAAGGACAGGGCATAATCAGCAGGCGTGGTTGGTTCCAGGCAAAATATCTCGATCCGGGCCCCGGTTTGCTTACGGAAATTCAACCGTGCGCGGATGACCCGCGTATTGTTGAATATCAGCAGCGAATTTTCCGGTAAATGCGCCGGGAGATTATGGAAGGTGTCATCCGAGATTTCTCCCTGGTTCCAGATGAGTAATTGCGACTGGTCGCGTTCAGCCAATGGATATTTGGCGATGCGCTCATCGGGTAACTCGTATGTGAACTCCTGTACGGAAATATTTTGAAGATTCTTTGATTGAACCATGTAATAAAGCTTGATTTTTCAGGATATAGAGTCGTTTTACACAACGAATCATACTTAGAATGCGTAGTGAATTCCGGCAAAAG
Encoded proteins:
- a CDS encoding glycoside hydrolase family 3 C-terminal domain-containing protein, coding for MKHFHKHLLLGALLLMLSSHWVNAQGPKLGEDPISKVISTMTLQQKAELVIGTGMHFEIPDSIKDKLPGGGANSPFFQAPDTTLGKTYNQMLDELQKIFPGAAGHTAMFPEFNISTMVLTDGPAGLRIQPKRKGTDQTYYCTAFPIATLLASTWDKNLVTKVGEAIGNEVLEYGSDVLLAPGMNIQRNPLCGRNFEYYSEDPFVTGHMAASMVKGIQSEGVGTSVKHFAANNQETNRLSVNTIVSERALREIYLEGFRIAVQEADPWTVMSSYNKINGTYTSESSDLLTKILRDDWGFKGYVMTDWTGGSDVVAQMEAGNDLVQPGNPKQIHEIIDAVKSGKLDEKILDRNIARILRVLMMTPDFKGFHHTDKPELKAHAAITRRAATDGMVLLKNNNSALPFAGNVKNVAAFGNTSYEMITGGTGSGDVNEAYTISLTDGLKNDGYTTDASLKDIYVPYIKDTRAHQPKPKNILAAMMGGKIPIAEMNVTPGLAKDMAAKTDVALITIGRNSGEGRDRTAGPGDFELTETEKAMIKNVTDAYHAASKKTIVILNIGGVIETASWRDIPDAILLAWQPGQESGNSIADVLSGKVNPSGKLAVTFPMSYSDVPSSDNFPGHAIKSDKPADNKADGSGFSFLRRVPWEVTYHDGIYVGYRYYDAFNVKPAYEFGYGLSYTTFQYSNLKLSSDKFDGSMTVTVDVKNTGKVTGQEAVQLYLGAPKGSVEKPVKELKDFGKTKSLKPGESQTLAFKLSPRSLASFHTDSSEWIADAGTYKVEIGASSRDIRLNGTFDLDKELMVKKVNKALTPAAPVKEIQPN
- a CDS encoding NUDIX domain-containing protein, producing MMDQKQEMYEFVNRGDEHYMAHISLDCVIFGFHANQLKVLLVKIRHDDRWALPGGFVRNEETMEEAANRVLNERTGLDNIFLQQFHVFSDIYRSNTEKFLELMRSEGIEVEKNNWLTQRFISVGFYALVNYEDAIPAKSWDSEVCEWFDLQTVGELILDHNKIIEAALETMRRQLNFQPIGYNLLPGKFTMPELQKLYETILGKTLDRRNFQRKMLGYGVLVRLEEHRKGGAHKAPYLYRFNLEQYQKALKEGLQGGW
- a CDS encoding LytTR family transcriptional regulator DNA-binding domain-containing protein yields the protein MGSHLRWSSLDHVQRLPDPSEFFRINRNCLIHIDAVEEMVAYSSNRLQLRITDEKPHEMFMASRDHVPEFKRWMDR
- a CDS encoding response regulator, coding for MARLLQQTAPDAELLAATETVETTVNWLQEHPEPALILMDIHLDDGLCFEIFDTVKVTAPVVFTAAYDEYAIRAFKVNSIDYLLRPVNQDDP
- a CDS encoding Tex family protein, translated to MDAKFNHIIAERLNISERQVRNTIALLEEGATVPFISRYRKEATGSLDEVAVGNIKEEMEKLVELEKRKATILKTIEEQEQLTPELREKIEQCLDPNELEDIYLPYKPKRRTRATIAREKGLEPLAKIVMKQFENDPEGRAASFLSDEVPTVEDALAGARDIIAEWINENTAARNIVRNIFSRDGVIRSRLVKGKEEEGIKYRDYFDWEEPLKRCPSHRMLAMRRGEKEGFLKLSISPDEERIMERLERLFVKGRNASADQVSLAVKDSYKRLLASSIETEFFNSSKEAADTEAIGVFAENLRQLLLSAPLGQKRVLAVDPGYRTGCKVVCLDAQGNLLHNETIYPHPPQSEVKQSKKKLSALVSTYKIEAIAIGNGTASRETEHFVKNTHYDRDLQVFVVSEDGASIYSASKVAREEFPQYDVTVRGSVSIGRRLMDPLAELVKIEPKSIGVGQYQHDVDQKQLQKSLDSVVGSCVNLVGVNVNTASKHLLTYVSGLGATLAQNIVDYRKENGPFASREALKSVPRMGPKAYEQSAGFLRIPDAANPLDNSAVHPERYSLVQKMAKDLGKQVTDLVASEELRKSIDLNRYVNDEVGLPTLTDIIAELAKPGRDPRSGIKVFEFADGIFSINDLQPGMVLPGIVTNMTKFGCFVDVGVKQDGLVHISELADRFISDPNEVVKLHQHVMVKVLEVDIPRKRISLSLKQAGY
- a CDS encoding PspC domain-containing protein, encoding MQTGSPKRLIRSRTDRMIAGVCGGLAEYFDLDVSIIRILFVVLTIFTVAFPGILVYIIMWIVVPEQ
- a CDS encoding sodium:alanine symporter family protein; translated protein: MEKLNDILSLIDSYVGGSQWFVFLLLGTGVFFTIYLKFPQFRYMKHSFRIVRGKFDKEDDEGDTSHFQALTTALSGTVGTGNIAGVALAIHLGGPAALFWMLVTAMLGMTTKFVEVTLSHKYREKASDGSIAGGPMYYMKNRLNMRWLAVIFAIATILSSFGTGSLPQINSISNSLFATWGINKILSGALLAFLLGLVIIGGIKRIAKVTSKLVPAMALIYFVGAFAVILYNYQNIIPSFISIFRDVFTGTAAVGGFLGAGFSFAFNRGVNRGLFSNEAGQGSAPIAHAAARAHEPVSEGLVALLEPFIDTIIICSLTGMVLLSSGVWNKKFENRFQAADLEILAKPVDQHNVSEMKDLRRDMNQLSDSPEFPRFTGNLIVKNAVIQNNLTILHARSIADHVKVYNRDNEPYTGKIEVDDGKVPELGDYYLRGRSLLHSAPLTTVAFTQSWFGKYGSYIVSIGLLLFAFSTAISWSYYGGRAMTYLFGVHTVIYYRIVYVIGFFLASFVDTTIVWTFSGITIAMMTIPNLIGILLLRKEMKSEVKNFWVEYATRFPGEKVPKG
- a CDS encoding S-adenosylmethionine:tRNA ribosyltransferase-isomerase, with product MVQSKNLQNISVQEFTYELPDERIAKYPLAERDQSQLLIWNQGEISDDTFHNLPAHLPENSLLIFNNTRVIRARLNFRKQTGARIEIFCLEPTTPADYALSFTQTERCRWKCIVGNLKKWKGEILEQTLELDNQPVKFRAERVGAAGNAQAIEFSWDNPAFTFSELLEATGNIPIPPYLHRESEESDLTRYQTVYSRIKGSVAAPTAGLHFTERVFDSLSARNIQRAELTLHVGAGTFQPVKSGTIGGHVMHTEHIRVEKTFIEQLRDKLDSVIAVGTTSIRTLESLYWIGKKLIENPDLSEKDLLVAQWEPYQDENHLPSPRQALSAVIDYLASNNMDKLNTATQVIILPGYEFRIVRGMITNFHQPQSTLLLLISAFLGDDWKRVYQHALNNNYRFLSYGDSNLYIK